The following proteins are co-located in the Mycobacteriales bacterium genome:
- a CDS encoding TetR/AcrR family transcriptional regulator has protein sequence MAARQAPADKYDARRNQLAESALRTLGELGYAHTSLREIASNSEFSHGVVHYYFDDKLELIIYCVRYYKARCVTRYDAVIAESTTPAGLVEAFAAKLAETIRDEAPMHRLWYDLRTQSMFELNLRDAVTMIDKTLEEMIWRVVTRYAELSGRAPARSPQASYGLLDGIFQQALFGHITGRAGSLEDLETQVRDLMPFLLESVAA, from the coding sequence GTGGCAGCTCGTCAAGCGCCCGCGGACAAGTACGACGCCCGGCGCAACCAGCTCGCCGAGTCCGCGTTGCGCACCCTCGGCGAGCTCGGCTACGCCCACACCAGCCTGCGCGAGATCGCCAGCAACTCCGAGTTCAGTCACGGCGTCGTGCACTACTACTTCGACGACAAGCTCGAGCTGATCATCTACTGCGTGCGCTACTACAAGGCCCGCTGCGTGACCCGGTACGACGCGGTCATCGCCGAGTCCACCACCCCGGCCGGGCTGGTCGAGGCGTTCGCGGCCAAGCTCGCGGAGACCATCCGGGACGAGGCCCCGATGCACCGGCTCTGGTACGACCTGCGCACCCAGAGCATGTTCGAGCTCAACCTCCGCGACGCGGTCACGATGATCGACAAGACGCTGGAGGAGATGATCTGGCGGGTGGTGACCCGCTACGCCGAGCTGTCCGGACGGGCGCCGGCCCGCTCCCCGCAGGCCTCGTACGGGTTGCTGGACGGGATCTTCCAGCAGGCCCTGTTCGGCCACATCACCGGCCGGGCCGGGTCGCTGGAGGACCTGGAGACCCAGGTCCGCGACCTCATGCCCTTCCTCCTGGAGTCCGTCGCCGCGTAG
- a CDS encoding SDR family oxidoreductase: protein MAGLDLTGRRALVTGAAQGLGEGMAQALAAAGASVVVADLQDDLGAKVAESLGESHGFVHLDVSDDESWAAAVASAVAQLGGLDIVVNNAGVEITSLLVDVEAAQIRKQLEVNLLGTTLGIKHAFRTMRPGGAAGAGGCVINVASVAATIAFPGIGVYSATKSGVDRLTRVAAAESGALGYGVRVNCIYPGLVPTAMGAGLANDVARIGLFGSPEEAVGAVIGLTPSGRLGEVADMADAVVFLASDASRFVNGAGLPVDGGMGM from the coding sequence ATGGCTGGCCTCGATCTGACCGGACGCCGGGCACTGGTGACGGGAGCGGCCCAGGGGCTGGGCGAGGGCATGGCGCAGGCGCTCGCCGCGGCCGGCGCGTCGGTCGTGGTCGCCGACCTGCAGGACGACCTCGGGGCGAAGGTGGCCGAGTCGCTCGGGGAGAGCCACGGCTTCGTGCACCTCGACGTCAGCGACGACGAGAGCTGGGCCGCCGCGGTCGCGAGCGCGGTGGCGCAGCTCGGCGGCCTGGACATCGTGGTCAACAACGCCGGGGTCGAGATCACCAGCCTGCTCGTCGACGTCGAGGCGGCCCAGATCCGCAAGCAGCTCGAGGTCAACCTGCTCGGCACCACGCTGGGCATCAAGCACGCGTTCCGCACGATGCGCCCGGGCGGCGCGGCCGGCGCCGGCGGCTGCGTGATCAACGTCGCCTCGGTCGCCGCGACGATCGCGTTCCCCGGCATCGGGGTCTACTCCGCGACCAAGTCCGGCGTGGACCGGCTGACCCGGGTCGCGGCGGCCGAGTCCGGCGCGCTCGGCTACGGCGTCCGCGTCAACTGCATCTACCCCGGCCTGGTACCGACCGCGATGGGGGCCGGGCTGGCCAACGACGTCGCCCGCATCGGACTGTTCGGCTCGCCCGAGGAGGCGGTGGGCGCGGTCATCGGGCTGACGCCCTCCGGTCGGCTCGGCGAAGTGGCCGACATGGCCGACGCGGTGGTCTTCCTGGCCTCCGACGCGTCCCGGTTCGTCAACGGGGCCGGACTGCCGGTCGACGGCGGGATGGGGATGTGA
- a CDS encoding DUF5938 domain-containing protein produces the protein MSTEKPVVVYGVSGYTGRLICEYLREFNVPFVAAGRDKDRVQAVVDKIPGIEDVLHDVVQVEHTVEALTELFTGASVVCNTVGPFIKFGHTVIEACANAGTHYLDTTGEQDWVIEVKDRWHRRFADAGLLVSPGVAQMYTTGEIAANLCLEHPGLDTLDILVLWKGFPTYASTQTIFTILKADWYYLEQNQYQQWPMDKVFTVAIPGQHELGLALPWGGTAHPVWFKDDPRVANVKACGGVFERAVMENVIATTKMFEEQIKPLPPEQQEAALAEIAGSVQAAMPPRENPRINTSLDSVYASGPLGRAHCVIHGNQNYKQTGLLQAYGAYSLLQQAPKRAGFASACQAFGHRELLGALRSFGLVMEPVITVER, from the coding sequence ATGAGCACCGAGAAGCCTGTCGTCGTCTACGGCGTCTCCGGCTACACCGGCCGGCTGATCTGCGAGTACCTGCGCGAGTTCAACGTCCCGTTCGTCGCCGCCGGCCGGGACAAGGACCGGGTCCAGGCCGTGGTCGACAAGATCCCGGGCATCGAGGACGTGCTGCACGACGTCGTGCAGGTCGAGCACACCGTCGAGGCGCTGACCGAGCTGTTCACCGGCGCCTCGGTGGTCTGCAACACGGTCGGGCCGTTCATCAAGTTCGGGCACACGGTCATCGAGGCCTGCGCCAACGCCGGCACCCACTACCTCGACACCACCGGCGAGCAGGACTGGGTGATCGAGGTCAAGGACCGCTGGCACCGTCGGTTCGCGGACGCCGGGCTGCTGGTCTCCCCGGGCGTCGCGCAGATGTACACCACCGGCGAGATCGCGGCGAACCTCTGCCTGGAGCACCCCGGCCTGGACACGCTGGACATCCTGGTGCTCTGGAAGGGCTTCCCGACGTACGCGTCGACCCAGACGATCTTCACGATCCTCAAGGCCGACTGGTACTACCTGGAGCAGAACCAGTACCAGCAGTGGCCGATGGACAAGGTCTTCACCGTCGCGATCCCGGGCCAGCACGAGCTCGGGCTGGCGCTGCCCTGGGGCGGCACCGCGCACCCGGTCTGGTTCAAGGACGACCCGCGGGTGGCGAACGTCAAGGCCTGCGGCGGCGTCTTCGAGCGCGCGGTCATGGAGAACGTGATCGCCACGACCAAGATGTTCGAGGAGCAGATCAAGCCGCTGCCGCCGGAGCAGCAGGAGGCCGCGCTGGCCGAGATCGCCGGCTCGGTGCAGGCCGCGATGCCGCCGCGGGAGAACCCGCGGATCAACACCTCGCTCGACTCCGTGTACGCCTCGGGTCCGCTCGGCCGGGCCCACTGCGTCATCCACGGCAACCAGAACTACAAGCAGACCGGACTGCTGCAGGCGTACGGGGCGTACTCGCTGCTGCAGCAGGCGCCGAAGCGGGCCGGGTTCGCCTCGGCCTGCCAGGCCTTCGGGCACCGGGAGCTGCTCGGCGCGCTGCGCAGCTTCGGCCTGGTGATGGAGCCGGTCATCACGGTGGAGCGCTGA
- a CDS encoding long-chain fatty acid--CoA ligase: MRLVDYLDKGASLGPDAPCLTTDGRSSTYGEVRELSVRIAGALARHGVAPGDTVAILSANDPVAFSCVFGISRAGAVWCPVNPRSEAAENRELLELFECGTLIFQAHFAPLVARIRDQLPKLHTLVCLDDSVDGALSWAEFLGPDREDVDRDPVDDLAMIVGTGGTTGRPKGVLLTGTNLETMTAITLMSYPFERRPVYLALAPLTHAAGVLCFPVLALGGEIVVMRSPDVGVFLELVERHRVTHTFLPPTLVYMVLDHPALSRTDLGSLRCFWYGAAPMSATRLEEALVRIGPVMAQLFGQTEAPMMISTLSPRDHYRADGTIARELLSSAGRPAPLVTVAVMAEDGTLLPAGSRGEIVVRSSLVMRGYHRNPEATAEASRFGWHHTGDIGYLDADNVLFIVDRAKDMVITGGFNVYSTEVEQAVMQHPAVADCAVIGLPDDKWGERVTAVVQLRAGQELDRAELMHFVKDRLGSVKTPKQVEVWDDLPRSRVGKVLKSEIKEVLGSGNG, encoded by the coding sequence GTGCGCCTGGTCGACTACCTGGACAAGGGCGCGTCACTCGGGCCGGACGCGCCCTGCCTGACCACCGACGGCCGGTCCAGCACGTACGGCGAGGTGCGGGAGCTGAGCGTCCGGATCGCCGGCGCGCTGGCCCGGCACGGCGTCGCGCCCGGCGACACGGTGGCGATCCTGTCCGCCAACGACCCGGTCGCGTTCAGCTGCGTATTCGGCATCAGCCGGGCCGGCGCGGTCTGGTGCCCGGTCAACCCGCGCTCCGAGGCGGCCGAGAACCGGGAGCTGCTGGAGCTCTTCGAGTGCGGCACCCTGATCTTCCAGGCCCACTTCGCCCCGCTGGTGGCGCGGATCCGGGACCAGCTGCCGAAGCTGCACACGCTCGTCTGCCTCGACGACTCCGTCGACGGGGCGCTGTCCTGGGCCGAGTTCCTCGGCCCGGACCGGGAGGACGTCGACCGTGACCCCGTCGACGACCTCGCGATGATCGTCGGGACCGGCGGCACCACCGGGCGGCCCAAGGGCGTGCTGCTCACCGGCACCAACCTCGAGACGATGACCGCGATCACACTGATGAGCTACCCGTTCGAGCGGCGGCCGGTCTATCTGGCGCTGGCGCCGCTGACCCACGCGGCGGGCGTGCTCTGCTTCCCCGTGCTCGCGCTGGGCGGCGAGATCGTGGTGATGCGCTCGCCCGACGTCGGCGTGTTCCTGGAGCTGGTCGAGCGGCACCGGGTGACCCACACGTTCCTGCCGCCGACCCTGGTCTACATGGTGCTCGACCACCCCGCGCTGTCCCGTACGGACCTGGGCTCGCTGCGCTGCTTCTGGTACGGCGCGGCCCCCATGTCGGCGACCCGGCTGGAGGAGGCGCTGGTCCGGATCGGGCCGGTGATGGCGCAGCTGTTCGGGCAGACCGAGGCGCCGATGATGATCTCGACCCTGTCGCCCCGGGACCACTACCGCGCCGACGGCACGATCGCCCGCGAGCTGCTGTCCTCGGCCGGGCGGCCGGCCCCGCTGGTGACGGTCGCGGTGATGGCCGAGGACGGCACGCTGCTGCCGGCCGGTTCGCGCGGGGAGATCGTGGTGCGCAGCTCGCTGGTGATGCGCGGCTACCACCGGAACCCGGAGGCGACCGCGGAGGCGTCCCGCTTCGGCTGGCACCACACCGGCGACATCGGCTACCTCGACGCGGACAACGTGCTGTTCATCGTCGACCGGGCCAAGGACATGGTCATCACCGGCGGCTTCAACGTCTACTCGACCGAGGTCGAGCAGGCGGTCATGCAGCACCCGGCCGTCGCCGACTGCGCGGTGATCGGGCTGCCGGACGACAAGTGGGGTGAGCGTGTCACCGCGGTGGTCCAGCTGCGGGCCGGCCAGGAGCTCGACCGGGCCGAGCTGATGCACTTCGTCAAGGACCGCCTCGGCAGCGTGAAGACGCCCAAGCAGGTCGAGGTCTGGGACGACCTCCCCCGCTCCAGGGTCGGCAAGGTCCTCAAGTCCGAGATCAAGGAGGTCCTAGGCTCGGGCAATGGGTGA
- a CDS encoding alpha/beta hydrolase codes for MGDTHEIRLPDGRRLAYSDHGTGPAVLACHGTPDTRLQPAEMIAAAVGERLRLLTPDRPGFGRSDPLPGRTLTDWPADAAALLDALGLDRVAVIGGSGGGPYAIATGVALAERVSAVALLCPGIPVDAPVHGNVVPRDRDALRERGELFARLLRDDPAEFTRMTGHGVSERALASLREAFGQGPDAYVEDHSINDSDWAGLLPRLNRPTWIWHGAQDDNIPVAAVGWMAGRMPRAELTVLPGAGHDVSAAWPDAFAWLAGATSGLS; via the coding sequence ATGGGTGACACCCACGAGATCCGGCTGCCGGACGGGCGCCGGCTGGCCTACTCCGACCACGGGACCGGGCCGGCCGTGCTGGCCTGCCACGGGACGCCGGACACCCGGCTGCAGCCGGCGGAGATGATCGCGGCCGCGGTCGGCGAGCGACTGCGGCTGCTCACCCCGGACCGGCCGGGCTTCGGCCGCTCCGATCCGTTGCCCGGCCGGACGCTGACCGACTGGCCTGCCGACGCCGCCGCGCTGCTGGACGCGCTCGGGCTCGACCGGGTCGCGGTGATCGGCGGCTCCGGCGGGGGTCCGTACGCGATCGCGACCGGGGTCGCGCTGGCCGAGCGGGTCAGCGCGGTCGCGCTGCTGTGCCCGGGCATCCCGGTGGACGCGCCGGTGCACGGGAACGTCGTCCCGCGCGACCGGGACGCGCTGCGGGAGCGGGGCGAGCTGTTCGCCCGGCTGCTGCGCGACGACCCGGCCGAGTTCACCCGGATGACCGGGCACGGGGTCTCGGAGCGGGCGCTGGCCTCGCTGCGGGAGGCGTTCGGCCAGGGCCCCGACGCGTACGTCGAGGACCACTCGATCAACGACTCCGACTGGGCCGGCCTGCTGCCGCGGCTGAACCGGCCGACCTGGATCTGGCACGGGGCGCAGGACGACAACATCCCGGTGGCGGCGGTGGGCTGGATGGCCGGCCGGATGCCGCGGGCGGAGCTGACCGTGCTGCCCGGGGCCGGCCACGACGTGTCCGCGGCCTGGCCGGACGCGTTCGCGTGGCTGGCCGGCGCAACCTCAGGCCTCTCATGA
- a CDS encoding M20/M25/M40 family metallo-hydrolase: protein MSPTAGTSPTAGTSPTARGSVLDAVRGWRREHAAEVLADFAALVALENVTGDVPALRRNAAEIVARLRARGVEAEALGPDGVAPLIVGRVPARPGAPRLGLYAHYDGQPVTPSDWSTPPFEPTLIGPDGTRLPLTSASPGTAAIAAAIGDGDGGEWRLQARATADDKAPIAALLAALDAIAGADREVELVLCLEGEEESGSTHLGELMTAYSDRLAAEAWLICDGPVRPGNAPQVVLGVRGLSDLELTVYGPATEVHSGHYGNWAPNPALALAGLLASMKDADGRVTIDGFTADTRPPSAAEQSALDATPPIEAGLLDRLGLAAAEVPGSRLLDRLMLPSLNIRGLRSADVGPAARNVIPASATASIDIRLAAGDDPARMLDRVREHVRGHGYLVLDREPTPAERRANPAIARIEGRVGYPAARARADLPVVAHLIELATRAAGEPAITLPTLGGSVPLHHFEQALGTPAVILPIANPDNNQHAADENLRLGNLWYGVDLFALLVTTPWT, encoded by the coding sequence GTGAGCCCGACGGCCGGCACGAGCCCGACGGCCGGCACGAGCCCGACCGCCCGCGGGAGCGTCCTCGATGCGGTTCGGGGGTGGCGGCGGGAGCATGCCGCCGAGGTGCTGGCCGACTTCGCCGCGCTGGTCGCGCTGGAGAACGTGACCGGGGACGTGCCGGCCCTGCGGCGCAACGCGGCCGAGATCGTGGCCCGCCTGCGCGCCCGCGGCGTCGAGGCGGAGGCGCTCGGCCCGGACGGGGTCGCGCCGCTGATCGTCGGCCGCGTCCCGGCCCGCCCGGGCGCCCCACGCCTCGGCCTGTACGCGCACTACGACGGTCAGCCCGTCACGCCGTCGGACTGGTCGACACCGCCGTTCGAGCCGACCCTGATCGGCCCGGACGGCACCCGGTTGCCGCTCACATCCGCCTCCCCCGGCACCGCGGCGATCGCGGCCGCAATCGGCGACGGCGACGGCGGCGAGTGGCGCCTGCAGGCCCGCGCCACGGCCGACGACAAGGCCCCGATCGCCGCCCTGCTGGCCGCGCTGGACGCGATCGCCGGCGCCGACCGCGAGGTCGAGCTCGTGCTCTGCCTGGAGGGCGAGGAGGAGTCCGGCTCGACCCACCTCGGCGAGCTGATGACCGCGTACTCGGACCGGCTCGCCGCCGAGGCCTGGCTGATCTGCGACGGACCCGTCCGGCCCGGCAACGCGCCGCAGGTCGTGCTCGGCGTCCGCGGCCTGTCCGACCTGGAGCTGACCGTCTACGGCCCGGCCACGGAGGTGCACAGCGGGCACTACGGCAACTGGGCCCCGAACCCGGCGCTGGCACTGGCCGGGCTGCTGGCCTCGATGAAGGACGCCGACGGCCGGGTCACGATCGACGGCTTCACCGCCGACACCCGGCCGCCCTCGGCGGCCGAGCAGTCCGCCCTGGACGCGACGCCGCCGATCGAGGCCGGCCTGCTGGACCGGCTCGGCCTCGCCGCGGCCGAGGTGCCGGGCAGCCGGCTGCTGGACCGGCTGATGCTGCCCTCGCTGAACATCCGCGGGCTGCGCTCCGCCGATGTCGGACCGGCGGCCCGCAACGTGATCCCGGCGTCTGCGACCGCGTCGATCGACATCCGGCTGGCGGCCGGCGACGACCCGGCCCGGATGCTGGACCGGGTCCGGGAGCACGTCCGCGGCCACGGCTACCTGGTCCTGGACCGGGAGCCGACTCCCGCGGAGCGCCGGGCGAATCCCGCCATCGCCCGGATCGAGGGCCGGGTCGGCTACCCGGCCGCCCGGGCCCGCGCCGACCTGCCGGTGGTCGCGCACCTGATCGAGCTGGCGACCCGGGCCGCCGGCGAGCCCGCGATCACCCTGCCGACGCTCGGCGGCTCGGTGCCGCTGCACCACTTCGAGCAGGCGCTCGGTACGCCGGCGGTGATCCTCCCGATCGCCAACCCGGACAACAACCAGCACGCCGCCGACGAGAACCTGCGCCTGGGCAACCTCTGGTACGGCGTCGACCTCTTCGCCCTGCTCGTCACGACGCCCTGGACGTAG
- a CDS encoding GNAT family N-acetyltransferase, with amino-acid sequence MAPAPLRAVGEALITVRPANEASWEDLVAIFSGRGPGSRCWCQREKLARGEAFKHHPAEVRADRLREQTDCGGPGPTTGLVAYSDGEPVGWCAVEPRAAYEGMARNSSKAAWVGRDEDRTDPGVWAVTCFLVRAPHRREGVATALAAAAVDHARKQGARALEAYPMTTTKTALLEELHVGTLGLFTAAGFTEVVRPSLRRAVVRIDF; translated from the coding sequence GTGGCTCCTGCTCCGCTACGCGCCGTTGGAGAAGCTCTGATCACCGTCCGGCCGGCCAACGAGGCGAGCTGGGAGGACCTGGTCGCGATCTTCTCCGGCCGCGGTCCCGGCTCCCGGTGCTGGTGCCAGCGCGAGAAGCTGGCCCGCGGCGAGGCGTTCAAGCACCACCCGGCCGAGGTGCGGGCCGACCGGCTGCGGGAGCAGACCGACTGCGGCGGGCCGGGCCCGACCACGGGCCTCGTCGCGTACTCCGACGGCGAGCCGGTCGGGTGGTGCGCGGTCGAGCCGCGGGCCGCGTACGAGGGGATGGCCCGCAACAGCTCGAAGGCGGCCTGGGTCGGCCGGGACGAGGACCGGACGGATCCCGGGGTCTGGGCGGTGACCTGCTTCCTGGTCCGGGCCCCGCACCGGCGGGAGGGCGTCGCCACGGCGCTCGCGGCCGCGGCGGTGGACCACGCCCGCAAGCAGGGTGCCCGCGCGCTGGAGGCCTACCCGATGACCACGACGAAGACCGCGCTGCTGGAGGAGCTGCACGTCGGCACGCTCGGCCTGTTCACCGCCGCCGGTTTCACCGAGGTCGTCCGGCCGAGCCTGCGCCGGGCCGTGGTCCGCATCGACTTCTAG
- the pcrA gene encoding DNA helicase PcrA yields MSSSQMEIPAAGTAAPEPRRPRPVRLAVDADKLLDELNPSQRAAVEHAGSPLLIVAGAGSGKTRVLTYRIAHLLAHRGAQPGEILAITFTNKAAGEMKERVSALVGPRARSMWVSTFHSMCVRILRAEAKTLGLKSTFSIYDQADSQRLMTMVCRDLDLDPKRYPARSMLAQISNLKNELVDPDEWAAKAGNGIEKVLSEAYTAYQTRLRQAHALDFDDLIMTTVTLLQAFPAAAEHWRRRFRHVLVDEYQDTNHAQYVLVRELVGPSGGELAPAELAVVGDADQSIYAFRGASIRNILEFERDYPDATTILLEQNYRSTQTILTAANAVISRNANRKPKNLWSDAGAGHKIVGYVADNEHDEAAWVAGEIDRLSDTEDIQPTDVAVFYRTNAQSRVFEEVFIRVGLPYKVVGGVRFYERREVRDMLAYLRLIANTTDVVSLRRILNTPRRGIGDRAEACVGALASRERIAFAEALERAADAPGIAARSVAAINDFVTLMIELRAVEAGEGNGPAAVLEAVIDKTGYLRELEASDDPQDESRVDNVRELVSVAREYEQTRGGDSGVAVTLADFLEQVALVADADSIPDADGHGGVVTLMTLHTAKGLEFPVVFLTGMEDGVFPHLRTLGDPQELEEERRLAYVGITRARRRLFVSRAVTRSAWGQPSYNPASRFLDEVPEELVDWERSEPRRQAPAQARVAATALARGTLRGGAGNRPIPVLNLGDKVSHDAFGLGTVVAVRGDSEKAQAQIDFGADIGPKWLLLRYAPLEKL; encoded by the coding sequence ATGAGCAGCAGCCAGATGGAGATCCCGGCGGCCGGCACGGCCGCTCCGGAGCCTCGCCGTCCCCGCCCCGTCCGGCTCGCGGTCGACGCGGACAAGCTGCTCGATGAGCTGAACCCGAGCCAGCGGGCCGCCGTCGAGCACGCCGGCTCGCCGCTGCTCATCGTGGCCGGGGCCGGCTCGGGCAAGACCCGGGTGCTGACCTACCGGATCGCGCACCTGCTGGCCCACCGCGGTGCCCAGCCCGGCGAGATCCTCGCGATCACGTTCACCAACAAGGCCGCGGGCGAGATGAAGGAGCGGGTCTCGGCGCTGGTCGGGCCGCGGGCCCGGTCCATGTGGGTGTCCACGTTCCACTCGATGTGCGTCCGGATCCTGCGGGCCGAGGCCAAGACGCTCGGGCTGAAGTCGACGTTCTCGATCTACGACCAGGCCGACTCGCAGCGGCTGATGACGATGGTCTGCCGGGATCTCGACCTGGACCCGAAGCGCTACCCCGCCCGCAGCATGCTGGCCCAGATCAGCAACCTGAAGAACGAGCTGGTCGACCCGGACGAGTGGGCGGCCAAGGCCGGCAACGGGATCGAGAAGGTGCTGTCCGAGGCGTACACGGCGTACCAGACCCGGTTGCGGCAGGCCCACGCGCTGGACTTCGACGACCTGATCATGACCACGGTGACGCTGCTGCAGGCGTTCCCGGCCGCGGCCGAGCACTGGCGGCGGCGGTTCCGGCACGTGCTGGTCGACGAGTACCAGGACACCAACCACGCGCAGTACGTGCTGGTCCGCGAGTTGGTCGGCCCGTCCGGCGGTGAGCTGGCGCCGGCCGAGCTGGCCGTCGTCGGCGACGCCGACCAGTCGATCTACGCGTTCCGCGGTGCCAGCATCCGCAACATCCTGGAGTTCGAGCGGGACTACCCGGATGCGACCACGATCCTGCTGGAGCAGAACTACCGTTCCACCCAGACGATCCTGACCGCGGCCAACGCGGTGATCTCCCGCAACGCCAACCGCAAGCCCAAGAACCTCTGGTCCGACGCCGGCGCCGGCCACAAGATCGTCGGGTACGTCGCGGACAACGAGCACGACGAGGCCGCCTGGGTGGCCGGCGAGATCGACCGGCTCTCCGACACCGAGGACATCCAGCCCACCGACGTCGCGGTGTTCTACCGGACCAACGCGCAGTCGCGGGTGTTCGAGGAGGTGTTCATCCGGGTCGGCCTGCCGTACAAGGTGGTCGGCGGGGTGCGCTTCTACGAGCGCCGCGAGGTCCGCGACATGCTGGCCTACCTGCGGCTGATCGCGAACACCACCGACGTGGTCAGCCTGCGCCGGATCCTCAACACGCCGCGGCGGGGGATCGGCGACCGGGCCGAGGCCTGCGTCGGGGCGCTGGCGTCGCGGGAGCGGATCGCGTTCGCCGAGGCGCTGGAACGGGCCGCCGACGCGCCCGGCATCGCCGCCCGGTCGGTCGCCGCGATCAACGACTTCGTCACGCTGATGATCGAGCTGCGGGCGGTCGAGGCCGGCGAGGGCAACGGGCCGGCCGCGGTGCTGGAGGCGGTCATCGACAAGACCGGCTACCTGCGCGAGCTGGAGGCCAGCGACGACCCGCAGGACGAGTCCCGGGTGGACAACGTCCGCGAGCTGGTCTCGGTCGCCCGCGAGTACGAGCAGACCCGCGGCGGCGACAGCGGGGTCGCGGTCACCCTGGCCGACTTCCTGGAGCAGGTCGCGCTGGTCGCGGACGCCGACTCGATCCCGGACGCGGACGGGCACGGCGGCGTGGTCACGCTGATGACCCTGCACACCGCGAAGGGCCTGGAGTTCCCGGTGGTGTTCCTCACCGGCATGGAGGACGGCGTCTTCCCGCACCTGCGCACCCTGGGCGACCCGCAGGAGCTGGAGGAGGAGCGCCGGCTGGCGTACGTGGGGATCACCCGGGCCCGGCGGCGGCTGTTCGTCTCCCGGGCGGTGACCCGCTCGGCCTGGGGGCAGCCGTCGTACAACCCGGCGTCCCGGTTCCTGGACGAGGTGCCGGAGGAGCTCGTCGACTGGGAGCGGTCCGAGCCGCGCCGGCAGGCGCCCGCGCAGGCCCGGGTGGCCGCGACCGCGCTGGCCCGGGGGACGCTGCGGGGCGGCGCCGGCAACCGGCCGATCCCCGTGCTGAACCTCGGCGACAAGGTCAGCCACGACGCGTTCGGGCTCGGCACGGTCGTCGCGGTCCGCGGCGACTCGGAGAAGGCGCAGGCCCAGATCGACTTCGGCGCGGACATCGGCCCGAAGTGGCTCCTGCTCCGCTACGCGCCGTTGGAGAAGCTCTGA
- a CDS encoding chorismate mutase, producing the protein MTSMLTSPAAAGEADLIPLLRTQIDAIDAGIARLVAERARLSARIQSARIASGGVRVELGRERLVLDGYRQTLGEDGVPLGSAVLRLCRGPL; encoded by the coding sequence GTGACAAGCATGCTGACCTCCCCCGCCGCCGCCGGTGAAGCGGACCTGATCCCGCTGCTGCGTACGCAGATCGACGCGATCGACGCCGGTATCGCCCGGCTGGTCGCCGAGCGCGCGCGGTTGTCGGCCCGCATCCAGTCCGCCCGGATCGCCTCCGGCGGCGTGCGGGTCGAGCTCGGTCGCGAGCGGTTGGTGCTCGACGGCTACCGGCAGACCCTGGGCGAGGACGGCGTCCCCCTCGGCAGCGCGGTCCTCCGCCTGTGCCGCGGGCCGCTGTAA